One part of the Methylobacterium mesophilicum SR1.6/6 genome encodes these proteins:
- a CDS encoding CaiB/BaiF CoA transferase family protein, with product MSHNLPLRGLTVLALEQAVAAPYCTSRLADAGARVIKIERPEGDFARGYDAAVNGLASYFVWLNRGKESLVADIKDPADARLLHAILAQADVFVQNLAPGAAARAGFGVAELRARHPRLITVDISGYGAGHAYSDMKAYDLLVQAESGLAGITGHPAGPGRVGVSVCDVACGMDAHAAVLEALIARGISGQGCALEVSLFSGAADWMNVPLLYFEGTGRAPQRVGLAHPTICPYGAFPTADGSLVLISIQNEREWARFCDGVLDEPDLATAEGFASNNARVANRAAVDLRIGSALVRLTRDGAAARLKAAGTAYGFVNTLADLTTHPALIRAEVQTPAGPASIVAPPVLIDGQVRALGPVPGIGAHSARIRAEFASAR from the coding sequence ATGAGCCACAACCTGCCGCTGCGAGGCCTGACCGTCCTCGCCCTGGAGCAGGCGGTCGCCGCCCCCTACTGCACATCGCGGCTCGCCGATGCGGGCGCGCGGGTCATCAAGATCGAGCGGCCGGAGGGGGATTTCGCCCGTGGCTACGACGCGGCCGTCAACGGGCTGGCGAGCTACTTCGTCTGGCTCAACCGCGGCAAGGAGAGCCTCGTCGCCGACATCAAGGACCCGGCCGACGCACGGCTGCTCCACGCGATCCTCGCGCAGGCCGATGTCTTCGTGCAGAACCTCGCGCCCGGGGCAGCCGCCCGCGCCGGTTTCGGCGTCGCCGAGCTGCGGGCACGCCATCCGCGGCTGATCACCGTTGACATCTCCGGCTACGGCGCCGGGCATGCCTACAGCGACATGAAGGCCTACGACCTGTTGGTCCAAGCCGAGAGCGGGCTTGCCGGCATCACCGGCCACCCGGCGGGTCCGGGGCGGGTCGGCGTTTCCGTCTGCGACGTCGCCTGCGGGATGGACGCGCACGCGGCCGTGCTGGAAGCGCTGATCGCCCGCGGGATCTCGGGCCAGGGCTGCGCCCTGGAGGTCAGCCTGTTCAGCGGCGCGGCCGACTGGATGAACGTGCCGCTCCTCTACTTCGAAGGGACCGGACGCGCCCCGCAGCGGGTCGGGCTCGCCCATCCCACGATCTGCCCGTACGGCGCCTTTCCGACGGCCGACGGCAGCCTCGTGCTGATCTCGATCCAGAACGAGCGGGAATGGGCGCGCTTCTGCGACGGCGTCCTGGACGAGCCGGACCTCGCGACTGCCGAGGGCTTCGCCTCGAACAACGCCCGCGTGGCGAATCGCGCGGCCGTCGACCTCCGCATCGGCTCGGCATTGGTGCGGCTGACCCGCGACGGGGCGGCCGCGCGGCTCAAGGCGGCGGGGACCGCCTACGGTTTCGTCAATACGCTGGCCGACCTCACCACCCATCCCGCCCTCATCCGCGCCGAAGTCCAGACCCCGGCCGGGCCGGCCAGCATCGTGGCTCCGCCGGTCCTGATCGACGGGCAGGTCCGGGCACTGGGCCCCGTGCCCGGCATCGGCGCGCACAGTGCGCGCATCCGCGCGGAGTTCGCCTCCGCGCGCTGA
- a CDS encoding efflux RND transporter permease subunit, translating into MKGGISAPFIRFPVATTLIMVGILFLGLVAYPLLGVAPLPQVDFPTIQVTAQLPGASPETMASSVAQPLERQFSQIPGVSQMTSTSSLGISTITVQFDLNRNIDGAANDIQAAINAAGGQLPKNLPSPPTYRKVNPADSPILLLSAVSDTLPLTEVDDAVDVQLAQRISQISGVAQVFIGGQQKPAVRIQVDPAKLVAKGLSLEDVRNQLAITTVNNPKGSIDGTSRSYTIYANDQLTVARDWNDVIVAYRDGAPLRVRDIGKAVAGPEDMKQAGWTNGRRGVFLVIFKQPGANVIDTVDSIKAQLPRLTATLPAGIKVDLLSDRTQTIRASVEDVQFTLLLTIVLVVAVIFVFLRSFWATVIPSVTVPLALLGACALMWLVGYTLDNLSLMALTIAVGFVVDDAIVVLENISRYVEEGMRPMEAAFKGAGEIGFTIVSISVSLIAVLIPLLLMGGIIGRLFREFAVVLSMTIAVSAFVSLTLTPMMAARLLKPHGAERHGRLYRMSEAGFDWLLSVYESALDVALHHRRITLLTFFATLGLTGYLFVAIPKGFFPQQDTGFMIGVTEAGQDVSFSAMKELQEKVGAIVQADPGVATVGMSLGGNGQALNSGRMYITLKPRDERDANAFQIIARLRPKLERVEGIRTFIQATQDVRTGGRTSRTQFEYTLQDPDLTELNTWAPRILDRMKTLPELRDVATDQQTRGTTLTMAIDRDAASRYGITPQLIDDTLYDAFGQRQIAQYFTQLNSYHVVLEVLPVLQGRVDSLDKIYIKAPNGGGQVPLAAFARWTTDPVAPLSVNHQGQFPAVTISFNLAPDVALGQATEAIGRAMRDLQVPPTVVSGFQGTAQAFQQSLSTVPLLILAALFVVYLILGILYESFIHPITILSTLPSAGVGALAVLMAAAFDFSLIALIGIILLIGIVKKNGIMLVDFAIVAEREEGIGPEEAIRKAALLRFRPILMTTMAALLGGIPLMFAHGTGSEIRQPLGYAMVGGLAVSQILTLFTTPVIYIYLDRLAHRLSFRDKPEAVDATRGNPEPVEEVRGPPALRAAE; encoded by the coding sequence GTGAAGGGCGGCATTTCCGCACCGTTCATCCGGTTCCCGGTGGCGACCACGCTGATCATGGTCGGCATCCTGTTCCTCGGACTGGTGGCCTACCCGCTGCTCGGCGTCGCGCCGCTGCCGCAGGTGGATTTCCCCACGATCCAGGTGACCGCGCAGCTCCCCGGCGCCAGCCCCGAGACCATGGCATCGTCCGTGGCGCAGCCGCTCGAGCGTCAATTCTCGCAGATCCCGGGCGTGTCGCAGATGACGTCCACGAGTTCCCTGGGGATCTCGACCATCACGGTGCAGTTCGACCTGAACCGCAACATCGACGGCGCGGCCAACGACATCCAAGCGGCAATCAACGCCGCCGGCGGCCAGCTGCCCAAGAACCTCCCCAGCCCGCCGACCTACCGCAAGGTCAACCCGGCGGACTCGCCGATCCTGCTGCTCTCGGCGGTCTCCGATACCCTGCCGCTGACCGAGGTGGACGATGCGGTCGATGTGCAGCTCGCCCAGCGGATCAGCCAGATCTCCGGAGTCGCGCAGGTCTTCATCGGCGGCCAGCAGAAGCCGGCGGTGCGGATCCAGGTCGATCCAGCCAAGCTCGTCGCCAAGGGGCTGTCCCTGGAGGACGTGCGCAACCAGCTCGCCATCACCACGGTCAACAATCCGAAGGGGAGCATCGACGGAACGAGCCGCAGCTACACGATCTACGCCAACGACCAGCTCACGGTGGCGCGGGACTGGAACGACGTCATCGTCGCCTATCGAGACGGCGCCCCCCTGCGCGTGCGCGACATCGGCAAAGCCGTGGCCGGCCCCGAGGACATGAAGCAGGCCGGCTGGACGAACGGGCGCCGCGGCGTCTTCCTGGTGATCTTCAAGCAGCCCGGCGCCAACGTCATCGACACCGTCGACAGCATCAAGGCGCAGTTGCCACGGCTGACCGCGACCCTCCCGGCCGGCATCAAGGTCGATCTCCTCAGCGACCGCACGCAGACGATCCGGGCCTCCGTGGAGGATGTGCAGTTTACCCTCCTGCTCACCATCGTGCTGGTGGTGGCGGTGATCTTCGTCTTCCTGAGGAGCTTCTGGGCGACCGTTATCCCGAGCGTGACAGTGCCGCTCGCCCTGCTCGGCGCCTGCGCGCTGATGTGGTTGGTGGGCTACACCCTCGACAACCTGTCGCTGATGGCGCTCACCATCGCGGTCGGCTTCGTGGTCGACGACGCGATCGTCGTGCTGGAGAACATCAGCCGCTACGTCGAGGAGGGGATGCGGCCCATGGAGGCCGCATTCAAGGGTGCGGGCGAGATCGGCTTCACCATCGTGTCGATCTCGGTGTCGCTGATCGCGGTGCTGATCCCGCTGCTCCTGATGGGCGGGATCATCGGCCGTCTGTTCCGCGAGTTCGCCGTCGTCCTGTCGATGACCATCGCGGTCTCGGCCTTCGTGTCGCTGACGCTGACGCCGATGATGGCGGCACGGCTGCTCAAGCCGCACGGCGCCGAGCGCCACGGCCGGCTCTACCGGATGAGCGAGGCCGGGTTCGACTGGCTGCTCTCGGTCTACGAGAGCGCCCTCGACGTCGCCCTGCACCACCGCCGGATCACGCTGCTCACCTTCTTCGCGACGCTCGGACTCACCGGCTACCTGTTCGTGGCGATCCCGAAGGGCTTCTTCCCACAGCAGGACACCGGCTTCATGATCGGCGTCACCGAGGCGGGGCAGGACGTCTCCTTCTCGGCGATGAAGGAGCTGCAGGAGAAGGTCGGCGCGATCGTCCAGGCCGATCCGGGCGTCGCGACCGTCGGCATGTCGCTGGGCGGCAACGGCCAGGCGCTCAACTCGGGCCGGATGTACATTACGCTGAAGCCCCGGGATGAGCGCGACGCCAACGCCTTCCAGATCATCGCGCGGCTGCGACCGAAGCTGGAGCGGGTCGAGGGCATCCGCACCTTCATCCAGGCCACGCAGGATGTGCGCACCGGCGGTCGCACCTCGCGGACGCAGTTCGAGTACACGCTGCAGGATCCGGATCTCACCGAGCTCAACACCTGGGCGCCGCGCATCCTCGATCGGATGAAGACGTTGCCCGAGCTGCGCGACGTGGCGACCGACCAGCAGACCCGGGGCACCACCCTGACGATGGCGATCGATCGCGACGCCGCCTCGCGCTACGGCATCACGCCGCAACTCATCGACGACACACTCTACGACGCGTTCGGGCAGCGGCAGATCGCCCAGTACTTCACGCAGCTCAACAGCTACCACGTGGTGCTGGAGGTGCTGCCGGTGCTTCAGGGCCGGGTCGACAGCCTCGACAAGATCTACATCAAGGCACCGAACGGCGGCGGGCAGGTGCCGCTGGCTGCCTTCGCCCGCTGGACCACCGATCCGGTCGCGCCGCTCTCGGTGAACCACCAGGGCCAGTTCCCGGCGGTGACGATCAGCTTCAACCTCGCCCCCGACGTCGCCCTCGGGCAGGCCACGGAGGCGATCGGCCGGGCGATGCGGGACCTCCAGGTGCCACCGACGGTGGTCAGCGGCTTCCAGGGCACGGCCCAGGCGTTCCAGCAGTCGCTCTCGACGGTGCCGCTGCTGATCCTGGCGGCCTTGTTCGTCGTCTACCTGATCCTCGGCATCCTCTACGAGAGCTTCATCCATCCGATCACCATCCTGTCGACGCTGCCGTCGGCGGGCGTCGGCGCCCTTGCGGTGCTGATGGCGGCGGCGTTCGATTTCAGCCTGATCGCGCTGATCGGCATCATCCTGCTGATCGGCATCGTGAAGAAGAACGGCATCATGCTGGTGGACTTCGCCATCGTGGCCGAGCGCGAAGAGGGCATCGGTCCCGAGGAGGCGATCCGGAAGGCGGCGCTGCTGCGCTTCCGCCCGATCCTGATGACCACCATGGCGGCGCTGCTCGGCGGCATCCCGCTGATGTTCGCCCACGGGACCGGCTCGGAGATCCGCCAGCCGCTCGGCTACGCCATGGTCGGCGGTCTCGCGGTCAGCCAGATCCTGACGCTGTTCACGACACCGGTGATCTACATCTACCTCGATCGTCTGGCGCACCGCCTGTCCTTCCGGGACAAGCCCGAGGCGGTGGATGCCACCCGAGGCAATCCGGAGCCAGTCGAGGAGGTCCGCGGCCCGCCCGCGCTGCGCGCGGCGGAGTAA
- a CDS encoding MucR family transcriptional regulator, with amino-acid sequence MHLECRLLADGVAAAEFFNHWVPAPKLSDVMGRLHAALVRLARDLTKRWGTARAEQPSSAQFHKSLQPAGIVGVIDGKTRKRPERHLTGPCLDPKRYRRRHGLPVDDLSVAPATPSSAPPSPRRWGRDRQARGRDRGQAGAARPSDPFRAVAA; translated from the coding sequence GTGCACCTGGAGTGTCGGCTGCTCGCGGACGGGGTCGCCGCGGCCGAATTCTTCAACCACTGGGTTCCGGCGCCAAAGCTCTCGGATGTCATGGGGCGCCTGCACGCCGCGCTCGTGCGTCTCGCACGAGACCTGACGAAACGGTGGGGCACTGCTCGGGCCGAGCAACCGTCGAGCGCCCAGTTCCACAAGTCGCTCCAGCCCGCCGGCATCGTCGGCGTCATCGACGGCAAGACCCGCAAGAGGCCTGAGCGCCACCTGACCGGCCCTTGCCTCGACCCGAAGCGCTACCGTAGGCGCCATGGCCTGCCGGTCGACGACTTATCGGTCGCCCCCGCCACGCCGAGCAGCGCGCCGCCCTCGCCAAGGCGATGGGGCCGGGACAGACAGGCGAGAGGTCGCGATCGAGGTCAGGCGGGCGCCGCACGGCCGTCTGACCCATTCCGTGCGGTCGCGGCGTGA
- a CDS encoding efflux RND transporter periplasmic adaptor subunit encodes MLSEDEDHRGTSRFDESAAYQDAGGTRRVQAGRKPSRVRGSVLLLLLLGAAGGGAYGYTRLNAPAVKSKAAAPLPVPVTLGAVEQGPFALVSSGLGTVQAYNTVQVRTRVDGEIQQVAFKEGQTVHKGDILVQVDPRPYQAALDQAKAKKEQDTANLNNAKVDLTRYTGLGAYASRQQTETQTALVAQLTAQVASDQAAIDNAATQLGYATIRAPIDGVTGFRQVDIGNIVNASGQSAIVTITQVEPIFVVFTAPEDQLPAITAALRTGDVPVEAWSSDGLAKLADGKLALFNNQVDTATGTIRLKAVYENRNHALWPGLSVSTKMRVGTVATATTVPDDAVQHGPAGLFAFVVDESGRAHQVALKAGRSDSGRTQILSGDLKSGERVIVAGQYKVQDGSLVADPRAAHTAQAAEPDLGRKAEAQR; translated from the coding sequence ATGCTGAGCGAGGATGAGGACCATCGCGGCACGTCTCGGTTTGACGAGAGCGCCGCGTATCAGGACGCGGGCGGCACCCGTCGGGTTCAGGCAGGCCGGAAACCGAGCCGCGTCCGCGGATCGGTCCTGCTTCTGCTCCTACTCGGCGCCGCGGGCGGCGGCGCCTACGGGTATACGCGGCTGAATGCGCCGGCGGTGAAGTCGAAGGCGGCGGCGCCGCTGCCCGTCCCGGTGACGCTCGGAGCCGTGGAACAGGGTCCCTTCGCCCTCGTGTCGAGCGGGCTCGGAACGGTGCAGGCGTACAACACCGTCCAGGTGCGCACCCGGGTCGACGGCGAGATCCAGCAGGTGGCCTTCAAGGAGGGTCAGACCGTCCACAAGGGCGATATCCTCGTCCAGGTCGACCCGCGGCCCTATCAGGCAGCCCTGGACCAGGCGAAGGCCAAGAAGGAGCAGGACACCGCCAACCTCAACAACGCCAAGGTCGACCTGACCCGCTACACGGGCCTCGGCGCCTACGCGTCGCGGCAGCAGACCGAGACGCAGACGGCCTTGGTCGCGCAGCTGACTGCGCAGGTCGCCTCCGATCAGGCCGCCATCGACAACGCGGCCACGCAGCTCGGCTACGCCACGATCCGCGCGCCGATCGACGGCGTCACGGGATTCCGGCAGGTCGATATCGGCAACATCGTGAACGCGTCGGGACAATCGGCGATCGTGACGATCACGCAGGTCGAGCCCATCTTCGTCGTCTTCACCGCGCCCGAGGATCAGCTTCCCGCCATCACCGCGGCCCTGCGGACGGGTGACGTGCCGGTGGAAGCCTGGAGCTCGGACGGGCTCGCCAAGCTCGCCGACGGCAAGCTCGCCCTGTTCAACAACCAAGTCGACACGGCGACGGGCACGATCCGCCTCAAGGCCGTGTACGAGAACCGCAATCACGCGCTGTGGCCGGGTCTATCCGTCTCCACCAAGATGCGGGTCGGGACGGTGGCCACGGCCACGACGGTGCCTGACGATGCCGTGCAGCACGGGCCTGCCGGCCTGTTCGCCTTCGTGGTCGACGAGTCCGGCCGCGCGCATCAGGTCGCCCTGAAAGCGGGCCGCTCGGATTCCGGCCGCACCCAGATCCTGAGCGGCGACTTGAAATCCGGCGAACGCGTCATCGTGGCCGGACAGTACAAGGTTCAGGACGGCAGCCTCGTGGCCGATCCGCGCGCGGCGCACACCGCGCAGGCGGCCGAACCGGACCTCGGCCGGAAAGCGGAGGCGCAACGCTGA
- a CDS encoding acyl-CoA dehydrogenase family protein gives MESYTEIREAVAKLCAGFPGSYWRALDREMAYPTEFVNALTESGYLSVLIPEEYGGSGLPLSAAAAILEEVQRAGCNGGACHAQMYTMGTLLRHGSDAQKAEYLPAIAEGRLRLQAFGVTEPTSGTDTSSLKTTARREGDHFLVNGQKIWTSRAEHSDLMLLLARTTPRADGMKRTDGLSVLLVDMREAKGSGLTIRPIRTMMNHATTEVFFDNLRVPAENLIGEEGRGFRYILSGMNAERILIAAECVGDAKWFIDKAKAYAGDRTVFGRPIGANQGVQFPIAKAYANMRAAELMVREALTLYEGGANPGAEANMAKMLAADASFEAANACIQTHGGFGFAEEYDIERKFRETRLYQVAPISTNLILAYLSEHVLGMPRSY, from the coding sequence ATGGAGTCGTATACCGAGATCCGCGAGGCTGTGGCCAAGCTCTGCGCGGGCTTTCCGGGCTCCTACTGGCGGGCCCTCGACCGGGAGATGGCCTACCCGACGGAGTTCGTGAACGCGCTCACCGAGAGCGGCTACCTCTCGGTCCTGATACCGGAGGAATACGGCGGCTCCGGCCTGCCGCTCTCGGCCGCCGCGGCGATCCTGGAGGAGGTGCAGCGGGCAGGCTGCAACGGCGGCGCCTGCCACGCGCAGATGTACACGATGGGCACCCTCCTGCGGCATGGCTCGGATGCTCAGAAGGCCGAATATCTGCCGGCGATCGCGGAGGGGCGCCTGCGGCTCCAGGCCTTCGGTGTCACCGAGCCCACCTCCGGCACCGACACCAGCAGCCTGAAGACGACGGCGCGCCGCGAGGGCGACCACTTCCTCGTCAACGGCCAGAAGATCTGGACGAGCCGCGCCGAGCACTCGGACCTCATGCTGCTGCTGGCCCGTACCACCCCGCGCGCCGACGGGATGAAGCGAACCGACGGCCTGTCGGTCCTCCTCGTCGATATGCGCGAGGCGAAAGGCAGCGGCCTCACCATCCGGCCGATCCGCACGATGATGAACCACGCCACCACGGAGGTCTTCTTCGATAACCTCCGGGTTCCGGCGGAGAACCTGATCGGCGAGGAGGGCAGGGGCTTCCGCTACATCCTGTCCGGCATGAACGCCGAGCGAATCCTCATCGCCGCGGAGTGCGTCGGCGACGCGAAGTGGTTCATCGACAAGGCGAAGGCCTACGCCGGTGACCGTACCGTGTTCGGCCGACCGATCGGCGCCAACCAGGGCGTCCAGTTCCCGATCGCCAAGGCCTACGCCAACATGCGGGCGGCGGAGCTGATGGTCCGCGAGGCTCTGACGCTCTACGAGGGCGGCGCCAATCCGGGCGCGGAGGCCAACATGGCCAAGATGCTCGCCGCCGACGCCTCGTTCGAGGCCGCCAATGCCTGCATTCAGACCCATGGCGGCTTCGGCTTCGCCGAGGAATACGATATCGAGCGCAAGTTTCGCGAGACCCGCCTGTATCAGGTTGCGCCGATCTCCACGAACCTCATCCTCGCCTACCTGTCCGAGCACGTGCTCGGCATGCCGCGCTCGTACTGA
- a CDS encoding SDR family oxidoreductase, whose translation MRLDGKVAIVTGAGGGFGAGIAERFAAEGAVVACVDIDRAAAERVASGIGAKALAIGADVGSAADVEASIAATRERFGVPHILVNNAGTTHRNKPLMEVTEDDFDRVFRVNVKSIFHYVRAIAPLMRDAGGGVILNVSSTAALRPRPGLTWYNASKGAASLASKSLALELAPWKIRVNALCPVMGATGLLEHFMGMADTPENRERFIATIPLGRLSEARDIAAAALFLASDEAEFITGVDLPVDGGRTA comes from the coding sequence ATGAGGCTCGACGGCAAGGTCGCGATCGTCACGGGCGCCGGTGGCGGCTTCGGGGCGGGCATCGCCGAGCGTTTCGCGGCCGAGGGGGCCGTGGTCGCCTGCGTGGATATCGATCGGGCGGCGGCGGAGCGTGTCGCGTCGGGGATCGGCGCCAAGGCCCTCGCCATCGGCGCGGATGTCGGCAGTGCCGCCGATGTCGAAGCCAGCATCGCGGCCACCCGCGAGCGCTTCGGGGTGCCGCACATCCTCGTCAACAACGCCGGCACGACGCACCGGAACAAGCCGCTCATGGAGGTGACGGAAGACGATTTCGACCGCGTGTTCCGGGTCAATGTGAAGTCGATCTTCCACTACGTCCGCGCCATCGCGCCGCTGATGCGCGACGCGGGCGGCGGCGTCATCCTCAACGTCAGCTCGACGGCGGCCCTGCGTCCGCGGCCGGGGCTGACGTGGTACAACGCCTCCAAGGGAGCGGCGAGCCTCGCCTCGAAGTCCCTGGCCCTCGAACTTGCGCCCTGGAAGATCCGGGTGAACGCCCTCTGCCCGGTGATGGGCGCCACCGGCCTCCTCGAGCACTTCATGGGCATGGCTGACACCCCGGAAAACCGGGAGCGGTTCATCGCCACGATTCCGCTCGGGCGCCTGTCGGAGGCGCGCGACATCGCGGCGGCGGCCCTGTTCCTCGCCTCCGACGAGGCCGAGTTCATCACCGGGGTCGACCTGCCGGTCGACGGTGGCCGCACGGCCTGA